One window from the genome of Helicoverpa zea isolate HzStark_Cry1AcR chromosome 6, ilHelZeax1.1, whole genome shotgun sequence encodes:
- the LOC124631242 gene encoding probable tRNA (uracil-O(2)-)-methyltransferase has protein sequence MSSKSIETTLNPDTYWDSINILVSKPHVINKRLWGSKLWFRCSGKQNVLASTELLTISPLSESVTDDNIEIFKNQILKDLNIDRVVESEDIDNTIEVLLIELLPKNYSDSQAYQIVCLQKEKSTVTFYNVTPLSLEQKICPDFSYCIFLSNNQITLRAKSDETSKSYKWLANTLLPQLIKWGTNPINDEAKTNVICSESLSLVSQTKYYEKYNDLKIKYGKEMVKIWPECTDATKFVYEDVAIAAYLLLLWEDETGNKKSFVDLGCGNGLLVYILTKEGHTGIGLDVRKRNIWDMYPSDVILQEKTITPSDASIFPDMDWIIGNHSDELTPWIPVIAAKSSYKCNFFLLPCCAYNFDGTKYQRKNSYKSQYNDYLDHIKHLCEDCGFKIGIDRLKIPSTKRICLVSSSRIYPEEEYTVYCNKIDEIISKDSSNTSHNINIDKEFKAREPVERVRNCTQIDKGVVDSIVECISRYLLEGCTESDPKWSIGRKAEFNELVQLIPQEHLNILKSECGGIQTLLKNNHNIFEVQSGKVGLRYPKTINEVVSNSRKRKLKQMPIKVQQKKCWFYNNHPQGCPLSDENCSFLHVKIR, from the exons ATGTCTTCCAAGTCTATTGAAACTACATTGAATCCCGATACATACTGGGAttcgataaatattttggtatcaAAGCCACACGTTATCAACAAGAGGTTATGGGGCAGCAAATTATGGTTTAGATGTAGTGGAAAGCAAAACGTTTTGGCTTCAACTGAACTCCTAACAATTAGTCCACTGAGTGAATCTGTTACTGATgacaatattgaaatatttaagaaCCAAATACTGAAAGACCTTAACATTGATAGAGTAGTTGAATCTGAAGATATTGATAACACAATAGAAGTACTTCTCATAGAATTGCTTCCAAAGAATTATTCTGACAGTCAGGCTTATCAAATTGTGTGTTTGCAAAAAGAAAAGTCTACAGTCACATTTTATAATGTAACACCACTTAGCCTAGAACAGAAAATATGTCCTGATTTTTCATATTGTATATTTCTGTCTAATAATCAAATCACGTTAAGAGCTAAAAGTG ATGAAACATCTAAGTCTTATAAATGGCTTGCCAACACACTGCTTCCTCAACTTATCAAGTGGGGAACTAATCCCATTAATGATGAAGCCAAGACTAATGTAATATGTTCTGAATCATTGTCATTAGTTTCGCAAACTAAGTATTATGAAAAATACAATGATTTGAAGATAAAATATGGAAAAGAAATGGTCAAG ATCTGGCCAGAATGTACAGATGCAACAAAATTTGTGTATGAAGATGTTGCAATTGCAGCATATCTGTTGCTTCTATGGGAGGATGAGACGGGCAACAAGAAATCTTTTGTTGATTTAGGATGTGGAAATGGTCTACTGGTGTACATACTAACAAAAGAAGGTCACACTGGAATAGGCTTAGATGTTCGAAAAAGAAACATCTGGGATATGTACCCATCTGATGTGATATTACAA gaaAAAACTATAACACCATCTGATGCATCAATATTTCCTGATATGGACTGGATTATTGGAAACCATTCCGATGAGCTCACACCTTGGATACCAGTCATTGCAGCCAAGAGTTCATATAAATGCAATTTCTTTCTACTCCCTTGTTGTGCTTATAATTTTGACGGAACTAAATATCAACGtaaaaactcatataaaagccaatACAATGATTATTTAGATCACATAAAACATTTGTGTGAAGATTGTGGTTTTAAAATAGGCATAGATAGGCTTAAGATACCTAGTACTAAGAGAATATGCTTAGTCAGTAGTAGCAGAATATATCCAGAAGAAGAATATACAGTGTACTgtaataaaattgatgaaataatAAGCAAAGATTCTTCTAACACATCACACaacataaatatagataaagaaTTTAAAGCCAGAGAACCAGTTGAAAGGGTAAGAAATTGCACTCAAATTGATAAAGGTGTGGTGGACTCAATAGTTGAATGCATTAGCCGATACTTGTTAGAGGGATGCACAGAGTCAGACCCCAAATGGTCCATTGGAAGAAAAGCTGAATTCAATGAACTAGTTCAACTTATTCCTCAagaacatttaaatatattgaAATCTGAATGTGGTGGAATACAAACTCTTCTGAAAaataatcacaatatttttgaagtccaATCAGGAAAAGTTGGACTTAGATatccaaaaacaataaatgaagtCGTAAGTAATAGTagaaaaagaaagttaaaacaAATGCCTATAAAGGTGCAGCAGAAGAAATGTTGGTTTTATAACAATCATCCACAGGGGTGCCCCTTGAGTGATGAAAACTGCAGTTTCCTTCATgtgaaaataagataa